From the genome of Methanocalculus alkaliphilus:
ATGGGTGCGAAGGGTGAAACTAAAAGATGGTGGCGGCATAATGATCCTGTATCATGTCACAACGTGCCACAGACGCCCTCTTCCAGTCACTCTTTCTCCTCACCGATATCAGGGTGATGCTCCGGGAGACCGCTCCCCTGCATGAACTTGATACCGGGGAGAAGGCGAAGGCTGAGAAGATCCTCTCAAAGGTGAGACGGCAGGTCGAGATCCTCGAAGAGGAGCTGATCCGATGAAATGCGCAGGCGATATCGAGGCCCGCCAGGTCGATGAGATGGCGATCAACATCGATCCCATCCAGGTCGGGGGACGGCTTACTGCAGATGCGATGAAGGCGGTCATCGCCTATGGGGACGGATATTCTGTCTGTGATAACTGCAGGAAGCCGTTCCGGCTTGATTACATCAAGAGCCCACCGATTGCGGATTTTCATGCCGATCTTGCCTCCTGGCTCTCGATGGATGCATGCCGCCTTGTTCCGGGTGCACGCCGGGGGTTCCAGGCGGTCTGCCAGGGACTTGTCTCGAAGGGAGATCCGGTCATCCTGACAGCACTCTCCCATTATACCGAGTTCCTCGGTGTCGAATCCGCCGGCGGCCTCCCGCGCGAGATCCCGAAGAATACAGAGAACAGGATCACAGCGGATGCGGCGGCGGAGACGATTGAGCGGGTGATCCGGGATGATGGGAAGACCCCCTCGCTCCTCTTTGTGGAGGGGGTCGACTACCAGTATGGCAACCACCATGAGATCAAAGAGATCAGTCGCGTTGCCCACAGCTACGACATCCCGGTCCTCTATAATGGTGCCTATACCGTCGGGATCCTCCCGGTGGACGGGAAGGCGCTCGGTGTCGATTTCGTCATCGGGTCCGGGCATAAG
Proteins encoded in this window:
- a CDS encoding aminotransferase class V-fold PLP-dependent enzyme → MKCAGDIEARQVDEMAINIDPIQVGGRLTADAMKAVIAYGDGYSVCDNCRKPFRLDYIKSPPIADFHADLASWLSMDACRLVPGARRGFQAVCQGLVSKGDPVILTALSHYTEFLGVESAGGLPREIPKNTENRITADAAAETIERVIRDDGKTPSLLFVEGVDYQYGNHHEIKEISRVAHSYDIPVLYNGAYTVGILPVDGKALGVDFVIGSGHKSMAAPAPSGLVATTDEYAETVFATTAVKGDQTGRTFGIKEVAMMGCTLMGVTVMGMMASFPHVKERVLRWDEELAKSRIITDALLSIEGTTILSEMPRRHTLTRIDTRDSFDRVAATHKKRGFFLSSALSKMGITGVIPGATKIWKFNTFGMTMAQAEYTADAFREIATENRLSLSD